Proteins encoded by one window of Antechinus flavipes isolate AdamAnt ecotype Samford, QLD, Australia chromosome 4, AdamAnt_v2, whole genome shotgun sequence:
- the TRIM46 gene encoding tripartite motif-containing protein 46 isoform X2 — protein MKNMERELLCPVCQEMYKQPLVLPCAHNVCQACAREVLGQQGYGTHTGDPSSEPTSPASTPSTRSPRLGRRTLPKADRLDRLLKSGFGTYPGRKRGALHPQIVMFPCPACQGDVELGERGLNGLFRNLTLERVVERYRQSVSVGGAILCQLCKPPPLEATKGCTECRATFCNECFKLYHPWGTQKAQHEPTLPTLTFRPKGLMCPDHKEEVSHYCKTCQRLVCQLCRVRRTHSGHKITPVLSAYQALKEKLTKSLTYILGNQDTVQTQICELEETVRHTEVSGQQAKEEVAQLVRGLGAVLEEKRATLLQAIDECQQERLARLGAQLQEHRSLLDGSGLVGYAQEVLKETDQPCFVQAAKQLHHRIARATEALQNFRPATSSSFRHCQLDVGREMKLLTELSFLRVPEAPVIDTQRTFAYDQIFLCWRLPPHSPPAWHYTVEFRRTDVPNPSGPTRWQRREEVRGTSALLENPDPGSVYVLRVRGCNKAGYGEYSEDVHLHTPPAPVLHFFLDGRWGSSRERLAISKDQRAVRSIPGVPLLLAAERLLTGCHLSVDIVLGDVAVTQGRSYWACAVDPASYLVKVGVGLESKLQENFQGAPDVVSPRYDPDSGHDSGAEDATVEASPPFAFLTIGMGKILLGAGGSGGAGLTGRDGPGAGCTVPLPPRLGICLDYERGRVSFLDAVSFRGLLECPLDCSGPVCPAFCFIGGGAVQLQEPVGIKPERKVTIGGFSKLD, from the exons ATGAAGAACATGGAGAGGGAATTGCTGTGCCCTGTCTGCCAAGAGATGTACAAGCAGCCACTGGTGCTGCCCTGTGCCCACAATGTATGCCAGGCCTGTGCCAGGGAAGTTCTGGGGCAGCAGGGTTATGGGACCCACACTGGGGATCCCAGCTCTGAGCCCACCTCACCTGCCTCCACTCCTTCCACACGAAGTCCCCGCCTTGGCCGTAGAACTCTGCCCAAAGCAGACCGCCTGGACAGGCTGCTCAAGTCAG GTTTTGGAACATACCCTGGCCGGAAACGGGGAGCCTTGCACCCCCAGATTGTGATGTTCCCATGCCCAGCATGCCAGGGTGATGTGGAGCTGGGCGAGCGGGGCCTGAATGGCCTCTTCCGTAACTTGACTCTAGAGCGGGTTGTGGAGCGGTACCGTCAGAGTGTGAGTGTGGGTGGTGCCATCTTGTGCCAGCTTTGTAAACCCCCACCTCTGGAGGCCACCAAGGGCTGTACCGAGTGCCGTGCCACCTTCTGCAACGAGTGCTTCAAGCTCTACCACCCCTGGGGCACTCAGAAGGCCCAGCATGAACCCACCTTGCCCACCCTCACTTTTCGCCCGAAG GGTCTGATGTGCCCAGACCACAAAGAAGAAGTCTCTCACTACTGCAAGACATGCCAGCGGCTAGTGTGCCAGCTCTGCCGGGTTCGGCGAACCCACAGCGGGCACAAGATTACACCCGTGCTCAGTGCCTACCAGGCTCTGAAG GAGAAACTGACAAAGAGCCTGACATATATTTTGGGAAATCAGGACACTGTACAAACCCAGATCTGTGAGCTGGAGGAGACAGTGAGGCACACAGAG GTGAGTGGTCAGCAAGCAAAGGAGGAAGTGGCTCAGCTGGTGCGGGGGCTGGGTGCAGTGCTGGAGGAGAAGCGGGCAACTCTGCTGCAGGCCATTGATGAATGCCAGCAGGAACGGCTAGCCCGGCTCGGGGCCCAGCTCCAGGAGCACCGGAGCCTGCTGGATGGCTCGGGACTAGTGGGCTATGCTCAGGAGGTCCTCAAAGAGACTGACCAGCCTTGTTTTGTACAGGCTGCCAAGCAACTACACCACAG GATCGCCCGCGCAACCGAGGCTCTTCAGAACTTCCGTCCAGCTACCAGCTCCTCCTTTCGCCACTGTCAGCTGGATGTGGGGCGTGAGATGAAGCTGTTGACTGAGCTCAGCTTCCTAAGAG TACCTGAGGCTCCTGTCATCGATACCCAGCGCACCTTTGCCTATGACCAGATTTTCCTCTGCTGGCGGCTGCCCCCACACTCCCCTCCTGCTTGGCACTACACTGTGGAGTTCCGGCGCACAGATGTCCCTAATCCCTCAGGCCCTACCCGCTGGCAGCGGCGAGAAGAGGTGAGAGGGACCAGTGCTCTGCTGGAGAACCCAGACCCAGGCTCAGTCTACGTGCTTCGGGTCAGAGGCTGCAATAAGGCGGGCTATGGAGAGTACAGTGAGGATGTCCATTTGCACACCCCTCCTGCACCAG TGCTGCACTTCTTCCTGGACGGGCGCTGGGGCTCTAGCAGAGAGCGGCTGGCCATCAGCAAGGACCAACGGGCAGTTCGCAGCATACCGGGAGTGCCTCTGCTCCTGGCAGCCGAGCGACTGCTGACGGGCTGCCATCTGAGCGTGGACATCGTGCTGGGTGACGTGGCCGTGACCCAGGGCCGCAGCTACTGGGCCTGTGCAGTGGATCCAGCCTCCTACCTGGTCAAAGTGGGTGTTGGGCTAGAGAGCAAACTGCAGGAGAATTTCCAGGGTGCCCCAGACGTGGTCAGCCCCAG GTACGACCCAGACAGTGGCCATGACAGTGGAGCAGAAGACGCTACCGTGGAAGCATCTCCCCCTTTCGCCTTCCTGACCATCGGCATGGGCAAGATCCTTCTGGGAGCCGGCGGCAGTGGCGGGGCGGGGCTGACGGGCCGAGACGGGCCTGGGGCTGGCTGCACCGTCCCTCTGCCCCCCCGCCTGGGCATCTGCCTGGACTATGAGCGGGGTCGGGTCTCCTTCCTCGATGCTGTGTCTTTCCGCGGGCTGCTGGAGTGCCCGCTGGACTGCTCGGGGCCTGTATGTCCGGCCTTCTGCTTTATCGGGGGTGGTGCGGTCCAGCTGCAAGAGCCGGTGGGTATCAAGCCTGAGAGGAAAGTCACAATCGGGGGCTTCTCCAAGCTGGATTGA
- the TRIM46 gene encoding tripartite motif-containing protein 46 isoform X4 codes for MAARRGNKTSMKNMERELLCPVCQEMYKQPLVLPCAHNVCQACAREVLGQQGYGTHTGDPSSEPTSPASTPSTRSPRLGRRTLPKADRLDRLLKSERVVERYRQSVSVGGAILCQLCKPPPLEATKGCTECRATFCNECFKLYHPWGTQKAQHEPTLPTLTFRPKGLMCPDHKEEVSHYCKTCQRLVCQLCRVRRTHSGHKITPVLSAYQALKEKLTKSLTYILGNQDTVQTQICELEETVRHTEVSGQQAKEEVAQLVRGLGAVLEEKRATLLQAIDECQQERLARLGAQLQEHRSLLDGSGLVGYAQEVLKETDQPCFVQAAKQLHHRIARATEALQNFRPATSSSFRHCQLDVGREMKLLTELSFLRVPEAPVIDTQRTFAYDQIFLCWRLPPHSPPAWHYTVEFRRTDVPNPSGPTRWQRREEVRGTSALLENPDPGSVYVLRVRGCNKAGYGEYSEDVHLHTPPAPVLHFFLDGRWGSSRERLAISKDQRAVRSIPGVPLLLAAERLLTGCHLSVDIVLGDVAVTQGRSYWACAVDPASYLVKVGVGLESKLQENFQGAPDVVSPRYDPDSGHDSGAEDATVEASPPFAFLTIGMGKILLGAGGSGGAGLTGRDGPGAGCTVPLPPRLGICLDYERGRVSFLDAVSFRGLLECPLDCSGPVCPAFCFIGGGAVQLQEPVGIKPERKVTIGGFSKLD; via the exons ATGGCTGCTAGGAGAGGGAACAAG ACAAGCATGAAGAACATGGAGAGGGAATTGCTGTGCCCTGTCTGCCAAGAGATGTACAAGCAGCCACTGGTGCTGCCCTGTGCCCACAATGTATGCCAGGCCTGTGCCAGGGAAGTTCTGGGGCAGCAGGGTTATGGGACCCACACTGGGGATCCCAGCTCTGAGCCCACCTCACCTGCCTCCACTCCTTCCACACGAAGTCCCCGCCTTGGCCGTAGAACTCTGCCCAAAGCAGACCGCCTGGACAGGCTGCTCAAGTCAG AGCGGGTTGTGGAGCGGTACCGTCAGAGTGTGAGTGTGGGTGGTGCCATCTTGTGCCAGCTTTGTAAACCCCCACCTCTGGAGGCCACCAAGGGCTGTACCGAGTGCCGTGCCACCTTCTGCAACGAGTGCTTCAAGCTCTACCACCCCTGGGGCACTCAGAAGGCCCAGCATGAACCCACCTTGCCCACCCTCACTTTTCGCCCGAAG GGTCTGATGTGCCCAGACCACAAAGAAGAAGTCTCTCACTACTGCAAGACATGCCAGCGGCTAGTGTGCCAGCTCTGCCGGGTTCGGCGAACCCACAGCGGGCACAAGATTACACCCGTGCTCAGTGCCTACCAGGCTCTGAAG GAGAAACTGACAAAGAGCCTGACATATATTTTGGGAAATCAGGACACTGTACAAACCCAGATCTGTGAGCTGGAGGAGACAGTGAGGCACACAGAG GTGAGTGGTCAGCAAGCAAAGGAGGAAGTGGCTCAGCTGGTGCGGGGGCTGGGTGCAGTGCTGGAGGAGAAGCGGGCAACTCTGCTGCAGGCCATTGATGAATGCCAGCAGGAACGGCTAGCCCGGCTCGGGGCCCAGCTCCAGGAGCACCGGAGCCTGCTGGATGGCTCGGGACTAGTGGGCTATGCTCAGGAGGTCCTCAAAGAGACTGACCAGCCTTGTTTTGTACAGGCTGCCAAGCAACTACACCACAG GATCGCCCGCGCAACCGAGGCTCTTCAGAACTTCCGTCCAGCTACCAGCTCCTCCTTTCGCCACTGTCAGCTGGATGTGGGGCGTGAGATGAAGCTGTTGACTGAGCTCAGCTTCCTAAGAG TACCTGAGGCTCCTGTCATCGATACCCAGCGCACCTTTGCCTATGACCAGATTTTCCTCTGCTGGCGGCTGCCCCCACACTCCCCTCCTGCTTGGCACTACACTGTGGAGTTCCGGCGCACAGATGTCCCTAATCCCTCAGGCCCTACCCGCTGGCAGCGGCGAGAAGAGGTGAGAGGGACCAGTGCTCTGCTGGAGAACCCAGACCCAGGCTCAGTCTACGTGCTTCGGGTCAGAGGCTGCAATAAGGCGGGCTATGGAGAGTACAGTGAGGATGTCCATTTGCACACCCCTCCTGCACCAG TGCTGCACTTCTTCCTGGACGGGCGCTGGGGCTCTAGCAGAGAGCGGCTGGCCATCAGCAAGGACCAACGGGCAGTTCGCAGCATACCGGGAGTGCCTCTGCTCCTGGCAGCCGAGCGACTGCTGACGGGCTGCCATCTGAGCGTGGACATCGTGCTGGGTGACGTGGCCGTGACCCAGGGCCGCAGCTACTGGGCCTGTGCAGTGGATCCAGCCTCCTACCTGGTCAAAGTGGGTGTTGGGCTAGAGAGCAAACTGCAGGAGAATTTCCAGGGTGCCCCAGACGTGGTCAGCCCCAG GTACGACCCAGACAGTGGCCATGACAGTGGAGCAGAAGACGCTACCGTGGAAGCATCTCCCCCTTTCGCCTTCCTGACCATCGGCATGGGCAAGATCCTTCTGGGAGCCGGCGGCAGTGGCGGGGCGGGGCTGACGGGCCGAGACGGGCCTGGGGCTGGCTGCACCGTCCCTCTGCCCCCCCGCCTGGGCATCTGCCTGGACTATGAGCGGGGTCGGGTCTCCTTCCTCGATGCTGTGTCTTTCCGCGGGCTGCTGGAGTGCCCGCTGGACTGCTCGGGGCCTGTATGTCCGGCCTTCTGCTTTATCGGGGGTGGTGCGGTCCAGCTGCAAGAGCCGGTGGGTATCAAGCCTGAGAGGAAAGTCACAATCGGGGGCTTCTCCAAGCTGGATTGA
- the TRIM46 gene encoding tripartite motif-containing protein 46 isoform X1 — protein sequence MAARRGNKTSMKNMERELLCPVCQEMYKQPLVLPCAHNVCQACAREVLGQQGYGTHTGDPSSEPTSPASTPSTRSPRLGRRTLPKADRLDRLLKSGFGTYPGRKRGALHPQIVMFPCPACQGDVELGERGLNGLFRNLTLERVVERYRQSVSVGGAILCQLCKPPPLEATKGCTECRATFCNECFKLYHPWGTQKAQHEPTLPTLTFRPKGLMCPDHKEEVSHYCKTCQRLVCQLCRVRRTHSGHKITPVLSAYQALKEKLTKSLTYILGNQDTVQTQICELEETVRHTEVSGQQAKEEVAQLVRGLGAVLEEKRATLLQAIDECQQERLARLGAQLQEHRSLLDGSGLVGYAQEVLKETDQPCFVQAAKQLHHRIARATEALQNFRPATSSSFRHCQLDVGREMKLLTELSFLRVPEAPVIDTQRTFAYDQIFLCWRLPPHSPPAWHYTVEFRRTDVPNPSGPTRWQRREEVRGTSALLENPDPGSVYVLRVRGCNKAGYGEYSEDVHLHTPPAPVLHFFLDGRWGSSRERLAISKDQRAVRSIPGVPLLLAAERLLTGCHLSVDIVLGDVAVTQGRSYWACAVDPASYLVKVGVGLESKLQENFQGAPDVVSPRYDPDSGHDSGAEDATVEASPPFAFLTIGMGKILLGAGGSGGAGLTGRDGPGAGCTVPLPPRLGICLDYERGRVSFLDAVSFRGLLECPLDCSGPVCPAFCFIGGGAVQLQEPVGIKPERKVTIGGFSKLD from the exons ATGGCTGCTAGGAGAGGGAACAAG ACAAGCATGAAGAACATGGAGAGGGAATTGCTGTGCCCTGTCTGCCAAGAGATGTACAAGCAGCCACTGGTGCTGCCCTGTGCCCACAATGTATGCCAGGCCTGTGCCAGGGAAGTTCTGGGGCAGCAGGGTTATGGGACCCACACTGGGGATCCCAGCTCTGAGCCCACCTCACCTGCCTCCACTCCTTCCACACGAAGTCCCCGCCTTGGCCGTAGAACTCTGCCCAAAGCAGACCGCCTGGACAGGCTGCTCAAGTCAG GTTTTGGAACATACCCTGGCCGGAAACGGGGAGCCTTGCACCCCCAGATTGTGATGTTCCCATGCCCAGCATGCCAGGGTGATGTGGAGCTGGGCGAGCGGGGCCTGAATGGCCTCTTCCGTAACTTGACTCTAGAGCGGGTTGTGGAGCGGTACCGTCAGAGTGTGAGTGTGGGTGGTGCCATCTTGTGCCAGCTTTGTAAACCCCCACCTCTGGAGGCCACCAAGGGCTGTACCGAGTGCCGTGCCACCTTCTGCAACGAGTGCTTCAAGCTCTACCACCCCTGGGGCACTCAGAAGGCCCAGCATGAACCCACCTTGCCCACCCTCACTTTTCGCCCGAAG GGTCTGATGTGCCCAGACCACAAAGAAGAAGTCTCTCACTACTGCAAGACATGCCAGCGGCTAGTGTGCCAGCTCTGCCGGGTTCGGCGAACCCACAGCGGGCACAAGATTACACCCGTGCTCAGTGCCTACCAGGCTCTGAAG GAGAAACTGACAAAGAGCCTGACATATATTTTGGGAAATCAGGACACTGTACAAACCCAGATCTGTGAGCTGGAGGAGACAGTGAGGCACACAGAG GTGAGTGGTCAGCAAGCAAAGGAGGAAGTGGCTCAGCTGGTGCGGGGGCTGGGTGCAGTGCTGGAGGAGAAGCGGGCAACTCTGCTGCAGGCCATTGATGAATGCCAGCAGGAACGGCTAGCCCGGCTCGGGGCCCAGCTCCAGGAGCACCGGAGCCTGCTGGATGGCTCGGGACTAGTGGGCTATGCTCAGGAGGTCCTCAAAGAGACTGACCAGCCTTGTTTTGTACAGGCTGCCAAGCAACTACACCACAG GATCGCCCGCGCAACCGAGGCTCTTCAGAACTTCCGTCCAGCTACCAGCTCCTCCTTTCGCCACTGTCAGCTGGATGTGGGGCGTGAGATGAAGCTGTTGACTGAGCTCAGCTTCCTAAGAG TACCTGAGGCTCCTGTCATCGATACCCAGCGCACCTTTGCCTATGACCAGATTTTCCTCTGCTGGCGGCTGCCCCCACACTCCCCTCCTGCTTGGCACTACACTGTGGAGTTCCGGCGCACAGATGTCCCTAATCCCTCAGGCCCTACCCGCTGGCAGCGGCGAGAAGAGGTGAGAGGGACCAGTGCTCTGCTGGAGAACCCAGACCCAGGCTCAGTCTACGTGCTTCGGGTCAGAGGCTGCAATAAGGCGGGCTATGGAGAGTACAGTGAGGATGTCCATTTGCACACCCCTCCTGCACCAG TGCTGCACTTCTTCCTGGACGGGCGCTGGGGCTCTAGCAGAGAGCGGCTGGCCATCAGCAAGGACCAACGGGCAGTTCGCAGCATACCGGGAGTGCCTCTGCTCCTGGCAGCCGAGCGACTGCTGACGGGCTGCCATCTGAGCGTGGACATCGTGCTGGGTGACGTGGCCGTGACCCAGGGCCGCAGCTACTGGGCCTGTGCAGTGGATCCAGCCTCCTACCTGGTCAAAGTGGGTGTTGGGCTAGAGAGCAAACTGCAGGAGAATTTCCAGGGTGCCCCAGACGTGGTCAGCCCCAG GTACGACCCAGACAGTGGCCATGACAGTGGAGCAGAAGACGCTACCGTGGAAGCATCTCCCCCTTTCGCCTTCCTGACCATCGGCATGGGCAAGATCCTTCTGGGAGCCGGCGGCAGTGGCGGGGCGGGGCTGACGGGCCGAGACGGGCCTGGGGCTGGCTGCACCGTCCCTCTGCCCCCCCGCCTGGGCATCTGCCTGGACTATGAGCGGGGTCGGGTCTCCTTCCTCGATGCTGTGTCTTTCCGCGGGCTGCTGGAGTGCCCGCTGGACTGCTCGGGGCCTGTATGTCCGGCCTTCTGCTTTATCGGGGGTGGTGCGGTCCAGCTGCAAGAGCCGGTGGGTATCAAGCCTGAGAGGAAAGTCACAATCGGGGGCTTCTCCAAGCTGGATTGA
- the TRIM46 gene encoding tripartite motif-containing protein 46 isoform X3: protein MAEGEDLQTFTSIMDALVRISTSMKNMERELLCPVCQEMYKQPLVLPCAHNVCQACAREVLGQQGYGTHTGDPSSEPTSPASTPSTRSPRLGRRTLPKADRLDRLLKSGFGTYPGRKRGALHPQIVMFPCPACQGDVELGERGLNGLFRNLTLERVVERYRQSVSVGGAILCQLCKPPPLEATKGCTECRATFCNECFKLYHPWGTQKAQHEPTLPTLTFRPKGLMCPDHKEEVSHYCKTCQRLVCQLCRVRRTHSGHKITPVLSAYQALKEKLTKSLTYILGNQDTVQTQICELEETVRHTEVSGQQAKEEVAQLVRGLGAVLEEKRATLLQAIDECQQERLARLGAQLQEHRSLLDGSGLVGYAQEVLKETDQPCFVQAAKQLHHRIARATEALQNFRPATSSSFRHCQLDVGREMKLLTELSFLRVPEAPVIDTQRTFAYDQIFLCWRLPPHSPPAWHYTVEFRRTDVPNPSGPTRWQRREEVRGTSALLENPDPGSVYVLRVRGCNKAGYGEYSEDVHLHTPPAPVLHFFLDGRWGSSRERLAISKDQRAVRSIPGVPLLLAAERLLTGCHLSVDIVLGDVAVTQGRSYWACAVDPASYLVKVGVGLESKLQENFQGAPDVVSPRYDPDSGHDSGAEDATVEASPPFAFLTIGMGKILLGAGGSGGAGLTGRDGPGAGCTVPLPPRLGICLDYERGRVSFLDAVSFRGLLECPLDCSGPVCPAFCFIGGGAVQLQEPVGIKPERKVTIGGFSKLD from the exons ATGGCTGAGGGTGAGGACTTGCAGACCTTTACTTCCATCATGGATGCGCTGGTCCGCATCAGC ACAAGCATGAAGAACATGGAGAGGGAATTGCTGTGCCCTGTCTGCCAAGAGATGTACAAGCAGCCACTGGTGCTGCCCTGTGCCCACAATGTATGCCAGGCCTGTGCCAGGGAAGTTCTGGGGCAGCAGGGTTATGGGACCCACACTGGGGATCCCAGCTCTGAGCCCACCTCACCTGCCTCCACTCCTTCCACACGAAGTCCCCGCCTTGGCCGTAGAACTCTGCCCAAAGCAGACCGCCTGGACAGGCTGCTCAAGTCAG GTTTTGGAACATACCCTGGCCGGAAACGGGGAGCCTTGCACCCCCAGATTGTGATGTTCCCATGCCCAGCATGCCAGGGTGATGTGGAGCTGGGCGAGCGGGGCCTGAATGGCCTCTTCCGTAACTTGACTCTAGAGCGGGTTGTGGAGCGGTACCGTCAGAGTGTGAGTGTGGGTGGTGCCATCTTGTGCCAGCTTTGTAAACCCCCACCTCTGGAGGCCACCAAGGGCTGTACCGAGTGCCGTGCCACCTTCTGCAACGAGTGCTTCAAGCTCTACCACCCCTGGGGCACTCAGAAGGCCCAGCATGAACCCACCTTGCCCACCCTCACTTTTCGCCCGAAG GGTCTGATGTGCCCAGACCACAAAGAAGAAGTCTCTCACTACTGCAAGACATGCCAGCGGCTAGTGTGCCAGCTCTGCCGGGTTCGGCGAACCCACAGCGGGCACAAGATTACACCCGTGCTCAGTGCCTACCAGGCTCTGAAG GAGAAACTGACAAAGAGCCTGACATATATTTTGGGAAATCAGGACACTGTACAAACCCAGATCTGTGAGCTGGAGGAGACAGTGAGGCACACAGAG GTGAGTGGTCAGCAAGCAAAGGAGGAAGTGGCTCAGCTGGTGCGGGGGCTGGGTGCAGTGCTGGAGGAGAAGCGGGCAACTCTGCTGCAGGCCATTGATGAATGCCAGCAGGAACGGCTAGCCCGGCTCGGGGCCCAGCTCCAGGAGCACCGGAGCCTGCTGGATGGCTCGGGACTAGTGGGCTATGCTCAGGAGGTCCTCAAAGAGACTGACCAGCCTTGTTTTGTACAGGCTGCCAAGCAACTACACCACAG GATCGCCCGCGCAACCGAGGCTCTTCAGAACTTCCGTCCAGCTACCAGCTCCTCCTTTCGCCACTGTCAGCTGGATGTGGGGCGTGAGATGAAGCTGTTGACTGAGCTCAGCTTCCTAAGAG TACCTGAGGCTCCTGTCATCGATACCCAGCGCACCTTTGCCTATGACCAGATTTTCCTCTGCTGGCGGCTGCCCCCACACTCCCCTCCTGCTTGGCACTACACTGTGGAGTTCCGGCGCACAGATGTCCCTAATCCCTCAGGCCCTACCCGCTGGCAGCGGCGAGAAGAGGTGAGAGGGACCAGTGCTCTGCTGGAGAACCCAGACCCAGGCTCAGTCTACGTGCTTCGGGTCAGAGGCTGCAATAAGGCGGGCTATGGAGAGTACAGTGAGGATGTCCATTTGCACACCCCTCCTGCACCAG TGCTGCACTTCTTCCTGGACGGGCGCTGGGGCTCTAGCAGAGAGCGGCTGGCCATCAGCAAGGACCAACGGGCAGTTCGCAGCATACCGGGAGTGCCTCTGCTCCTGGCAGCCGAGCGACTGCTGACGGGCTGCCATCTGAGCGTGGACATCGTGCTGGGTGACGTGGCCGTGACCCAGGGCCGCAGCTACTGGGCCTGTGCAGTGGATCCAGCCTCCTACCTGGTCAAAGTGGGTGTTGGGCTAGAGAGCAAACTGCAGGAGAATTTCCAGGGTGCCCCAGACGTGGTCAGCCCCAG GTACGACCCAGACAGTGGCCATGACAGTGGAGCAGAAGACGCTACCGTGGAAGCATCTCCCCCTTTCGCCTTCCTGACCATCGGCATGGGCAAGATCCTTCTGGGAGCCGGCGGCAGTGGCGGGGCGGGGCTGACGGGCCGAGACGGGCCTGGGGCTGGCTGCACCGTCCCTCTGCCCCCCCGCCTGGGCATCTGCCTGGACTATGAGCGGGGTCGGGTCTCCTTCCTCGATGCTGTGTCTTTCCGCGGGCTGCTGGAGTGCCCGCTGGACTGCTCGGGGCCTGTATGTCCGGCCTTCTGCTTTATCGGGGGTGGTGCGGTCCAGCTGCAAGAGCCGGTGGGTATCAAGCCTGAGAGGAAAGTCACAATCGGGGGCTTCTCCAAGCTGGATTGA